The Oncorhynchus clarkii lewisi isolate Uvic-CL-2024 chromosome 31, UVic_Ocla_1.0, whole genome shotgun sequence genome includes the window CCAGTACCAGAAGCTGCATCCCACTTCCTTTCCCATTGTCTTAACCCCGCTGAGAGGAACCACCTCAACTCCAAGCAGGCGAGATAGGGAAAAGGAAATTAGTGAATAAAAAGGACTATATCCTACCGCCCGGGGTCCAAGAATGTGAAGCCTGACGCACTTTCAAGTCTGTACAGCCCTGCTACTACACCATCGGACCCCGAGACCACCCTCCCTACTTCCTGCACCGCAAGGTGTTCCCAGCCAACTGGATGTTTGTTTCCACACTTACCTGTCATCCTGGCTCCCATCGGACCTTTGCTTTCATCCAACAACATTTTTGGTGGCCCGGCATGGTTCCTGACATCTCCTCGTCCGTTGCCACCTGCACTGTGTGTGCGCAGAACAAGACTCCGGGGCAAACTCCGGCTGGCCTCCTTCAACAACTCCCTGTCCCTCACCGCCACCGGTCCCATATATCCTTGGACTTTATCACAATTCTCCCTCCGTCAGATGGCAAcaccaccatccttacggtggtggataggttttccaaaGCCACGCTAAGTTGCCCTCAGctaaggagacggcccagctcatggtgcagcacttCTTACGGATCCATGAACTTCCGGACGACATTGTCTCCAATCACGGAGTTCTCATCCcgattctggaaggcgttctgcaccctcattgggtaGTCGGCCAGCCTGTCTTCTGGTTTTCATCCATCCCAATTTTAACGACCAGTCGGAAGCGAGACAATCAGGACCTGGAGATGACACTTTGTTGCCTCGTCTCCACCAAtcccacctggagccagcaattCGTGTAGGTGGATTATGCCTGCAGCACCCTTCCCTGTTCTGATACTGGTCTCTCGACTTTTAAGAGTTCTCTGGGATATCAGCCCCGCCTTTCCCAGAGCAAGAAAATTAAGATAGACAtaccttctgcccagatgtttgtccgttGCTGTCGCTGTATCTGGAAGAGAGCCCAGGCCGCTCTTCtcagaccacctccaggtatcgatgACAGGCGGACAGATCCCTGCTTCCCGCTACCGTCTTGGGAAAAGGGTATGACTTTCCACTCGGGATCTGCCTCTCCGGGTGGAGTTCCGCAAACTTTCCCCCCATTTTATCGACCTTTTCCCCATCTCTAAGATCCTTCTGTTGCCCCGCACCCTCTGTATACATCCAACTTTCCATGTATCTAGAATGAAACccctgtctcacagccctttgtctcctgtttccaggcccacccctctcccccgtCTCATCGATGGCCATATGGCATACACAGTTTGGCGACTCCTGAGTGTTCGACCGCAGGGCAGgggattccagtacctggttgactggcccggaggagaggtgttGGGTCCCCACCAGGAATATCCTAGACCCAGCCGTCATCTCGGACTTCTGCCGGCGACAACGCGGTCAACCAGGTATGTCACCGGGTAGGACATCAGGTGGTGCTcctgggtggggtgggggggagactgtcacaccctgatctgtttcacctgtcttgttatTGGCTCcaacccccaccaggtgtctcccattacctcatgtgtatttatacatgcgttttctgtttgtctgttgccagttcgtcttgtcccgTCAAGTCTTACCAGCATGTTCCTGTGGTTCCTATGCTCTACTTTTTGTTTTTCCTagtcttcccagttctgacctttctgcctgtcctgaccctgatcctgcctgccgtccagtacctgcctgactctgatttggattacGACTCTTTGCCTGCCTGAACCTACCGACTGCCTGCTCCTTGAACTAATAAACTCTGAGACTCATACTTTCCACCTCCTGTGTCTACATCTGGGTCTTAGCCTGAGCCGTGATAATTATGgcctattgtgtgtagattgatgaggaaattaaaaatatatattttagaacaaggctgttacgtaacaaaatgtggaaaaagtcaaggggtctgaatacattcaggTGGCACTggagaacctaaaagggttatttggcatTCCCCATAGGATAATCCTTTGAAGAACtagttttggttccaggtaaaactatTTGGGTTACAGGTAGAATCATTTTCGGtaccatgtagaaccctttccaaagagggttctacatggaaaccaaaagggttctacctggaatccaaaagggttctcctatgggaatatctgaagaacccttttggaaccctttttctaaaATTGCAGTGACTCAGTCATACTGTTGTTGCATTGTGCTTTGCTGTGGAGGTCATTCAGAGGTGGAGGTCCTTCTTACCTGCAGAGTAGAGGCTGCTGATTCGCTAGTCTCTGTCAGGCCGGTGCTCCTTGGTAAACTGGACACAATGTATCTGGAGCCCGCCTTTGGCACAGGCTGTCTGACTACCAGCTTTCCTTTCCTGGTCTCTGCTAGAAACATACTGTACCAGTAGGCATCGTTGGATACCAAGGTGGAATCTGCGATGGTCGAGTTCCTCTCGCTGATCACGCTGTTCCTACTGGGAGGAGCCGCTTTGCTGGGCATCGGTTTCTGACACTTCAGCACACAGGTGACCAATATGGTGATCAATAACAGAAAGGACACCGAGCCCAAGCCGATCACCAAATACAGGTTTAAGTCTGAAAATATGTCATATTCTAGAGGCACTTCAGTCATGTCAGAGTAGGCTTTAACGGCAGTCTCCACTGTTGACAGCTTGATGGTAACTGTAGCAGACAGAGCAGGTTCCCCGTTGTCCTTGGCGATGACAACCAGCCGTTGATGACGCGGATCTCTGTAACTGAACATTCTCATGGTCCGGATATCTCCATTGTATTGGTCCAGACTGAATAAGGTGGCGTCAGTAACCTGTAGAAACTGGTATGTAATCCGAGAGTTCTGGACCGAGTCCGTGTCTATGGCTATCACCTTGGAGACCAGGGATCCTTTATCAGTGGATCTGGGAATCTTTTCCTCCACCACGGAGCCGTGCATGCGCCACGGAGAGACTATGACCGGGGTGTTGTCATTCTGATCAACAATGATGATGTGGACAGTCACATTACTGCTGAGCGGAAGAACACCAGAGTCTCTGGCCTCAATGTGGAAAAGGAACTCTTTCTCTATCTCATAGTCAAACGTCTTTAGTGCGTAAAGATTACCGTTCTCCGGATTGATGGAAAACAGCATGGAAATGGAGGTGTTCACTATCTCCTTCTCTATGATGAAATAAACTAGATACTGGTTTTCATGGAGGTCTGGATCAAACGCAGTGAGGGAACTTAGCAAGGCCCCAGGCGCGTTATTCTCCATAACGGGAATAGTGTAGAACGACTGGGGGAACTGTGGAACGTTGTCGTTAACGTCTAGTAGTTCTAAAGTCATCGTTTCATTGTCAGATAGCGGAGGGGAACCCCTGTCTGTTACGGTAAAAGTTATGTCATATTCTGGGACCTTCTCACGGTCGAGAGGTTCTGATACTACTAACTCATAATAGTTATCGGAATTCTCTCTTAGTGAAAAAGGTAATTCATCCGCAATATGGATATCGACAATACCATTTTCACCTGAATCTTTATCGCTGACACTGACAACTGCTATCACCGTGTCTACCGCTATATCCTCCTTTATGGGactttgatatgatttgattgaTATTTCAGGATGATTGTCATTCATATCCGTCACTAGAATAGTTATTTTACACTGACCTGACAATGAGTTGGTTCCCTTATCAGTTGCTATGACTTCCATATCATAGATCCTGAAGTCTTCATAATTGATCATTTCTTTCACCGTTATTTCTCCGTTATTGGGGTTTAAATTGaacgtttcatgtgttttctctgATGTATACAAACTATATGAATATACTATTACCGAATTGATACCCTCATCTAAGTCTGTTGCATTCAATTTAACCACAAGGCTTCCTATTGGAGAGTTTtccattatatttatattatatgaaTCTTTGTCGAACTGAGGGGCATTATCATTTGTGTCCAGGACACGAACAATTATGTTGGCTGTACCAGAGCGCGCGGGGACTCCACCATCTACAGCGGTGAGTATTAGGTTATGAACGGCGTGCTCCTCTCGGTTTAAAGCCTTTTTCAGTATCAAATCGGCAAACTTCGATCCATCCCTCCCGGTCTGAATTTCAATATCAAAATGATCACTTTCACTGATGTGGTAGGTTTTTACAGAATTCGTGCCCACATCGGGGTCAATTGCATTGCTTAGAGAAAAACGCTCCCCGGCTGGGGTCGATTCAGAAATATCTAGGTTTATGATATCTCTACGAAAACGTGGCGCGTTGTCATTTATATCAACGATTTCCAATTCTATGTTAAATATCCGAACTGGATTTTCAATGATTACCTCCATTTTTAGAAAACAAGTTGTAGCTGTTTTAGAACTACAGAGGTATTCCCTGTCCATATTTTCAACAATATACAGCTCCCCCGTCTCTTTGTTCACCTCAAGATATTTCTTACCGGCGATGACATCTAACCGCATCTTGCGTTTGCTCAAGGTTTTCATATCTAGTCCCAAATCAGCAGCTAAATTAGCAACAACGGATCCTTCCTCCATTTCCTCGGGAATAGAATAGTGAGTAACAGCAGACGCCGTATTCATGGCTGCAGAGAGAAGAATAAAGGCCGAGACGTACCTTCTCCAGGACGGTCCATTAATACGCGAATCCATTGTTATAAATAGTTTGCTTTACTCCCAGTGTGAAGCAATTCCAAAACATACAATTTAACAGTGAAAATATTGAATAAGACAACAGTCGTTGTGACTGTTTCTAATAAGTGCCAGGTTGTGTTTCAAATGATCCGTTCAAACGTGGTAGTTTCAGCACCATAGAGCTGTCCATATCACAATGCTCCCCTCTCGTCCCTGTGACGCAGCTGCCATGGAGACTATTACATCACAAACTAATGCTTTTCACTGGTGAACAGCGACGCTTTGCGTGTTTAACACGCAAAGTCAGAGCAAATAAGTTCCAACATTTAAGGTTGTATAAAATGGAGTAAGACTCTACCTGGGGAACACACACTGACAAAGTTATAGCAAATGATGTTGAATTCGAGGTGAAGATATTTCTTACCTGCAGAGTAGAGGCTGCTGAGTCGCTGGTCTCTGTCAGGCCCGTGCTCCTTGGTAAACTGGACACAATGTATCTGGAGCCCGCCTTTGGTACAGGCTGTCTGACTACCAGCTTTCCTTTCCTGGTCTCTGCTAGAAACATACTGTACCAGTAGGCATCGTTGGAGACCAGGGTGGAATCTGCGATGGTCGAGTTCCTCTCGCTGATCACGCTGTTCCTACTGGGAGGAGCCGCTTTGCTGGGCATCGGTTTCTGACACTTCAGCACACAGGTGACCAATATGGTGATCAATAACAGAAAGGACACCGAGCCCAAGCCGATCACCAAATACAGGTTTAAGTCTATAAATATGTCATATTCTAGAGGCACTTCAGTCATGTCAGAGTAGGCTTTAACGGCAGTCTCCACTGTTGACAGCTTGATGGTAACTGTAGCAGACAGAGCAGGTTCCCCGTTGTCCTTGGCGATGACAACCAGCCGTTGATGACGCGGATCTCTGTAACTGAACATTCTCATGGTCCGGATATCTCCATTGTATTGGTCCAGACTGAATAAGGTGGCGTCAGTAACCTGTAGAAACTGGTATGTAATCCGAGAGTTCTGGACCGAGTCCGTGTCTATGGCTATCACCTTGGAGACCAGGGATCCTTTATCGGTGGATCTGGGAATCTTTTCCTCCACCACGGAGCCGTGCACGCGCCACGGAGAGACTATGACCGGGGTGTTGTCGTTCTGATCAACAATAATGATGTGGACAGTCACATTACTGCTGAGCGGAGGAACACCAGAGTCTCTGGCCTCAATGTGGAAAAGGAACTCTTTCTCTATCTCATAGTCAAACGTCTTTAGTGCGTAAAGATTACCGTTCTCCGGATTGATGGAAAACAGCATGGAAATGGAGGTGTTCACTATCTCCTTCTCTATGATGAAATAAACTAGATACTGGTTTTCATGGAGGTCTGGATCAAACGCAGTGAGGGAACTTAGCAAGGCCCCAGGCGCGTTATTCTCCATTACGGGCATAGTGTAGAACGACTGGGGGAACTGTGGAACGTTGTCGTTAACGTCTAGTAGTTCTAAAGTCATCGTTTCATTGTCAGATAGCGGAGGGGAACCCCTGTCTGTTACGGTAAAAATTATGTCATATTCTGGGACCTTCTCACGGTCGAGAGGTTCTGATACTACTAACTCATAATAGTTATCGGAAGACTCTCTTAGTGCAAAAGGTAATTCATCCGTAATATGGATATCGACAATACCATTTTCACCTGAATCTTTATCGCTGACACTGACAACTGCTATCACCGTGTCTACCGCTATATCCTCTTTTATAGGactttgatatgatttgattgaTATTTCAGGATGATTGTCATTCATATCT containing:
- the LOC139390586 gene encoding protocadherin alpha-C2-like isoform X1, yielding MDSRINGPSWRRYVSAFILLSAAMNTASAVTHYSIPEEMEEGSVVANLAADLGLDMKTLSKRKMRLDVIAGKKYLEVNKETGELYIVENMDREYLCSSKTATTCFLKMEVIIENPVRIFNIELEIVDINDNAPRFRRDIINLDISESTPAGERFSLSNAIDPDVGTNSVKTYHISESDHFDIEIQTGRDGSKFADLILKKALNREEHAVHNLILTAVDGGVPARSGTANIIVRVLDTNDNAPQFDKDSYNINIMENSPIGSLVVKLNATDLDEGINSVIVYSYSLYTSEKTHETFNLNPNNGEITVKEMINYEDFRIYDMEVIATDKGTNSLSGQCKITILVTDMNDNHPEISIKSYQSPIKEDIAVDTVIAVVSVSDKDSGENGIVDIHIADELPFSLRENSDNYYELVVSEPLDREKVPEYDITFTVTDRGSPPLSDNETMTLELLDVNDNVPQFPQSFYTIPVMENNAPGALLSSLTAFDPDLHENQYLVYFIIEKEIVNTSISMLFSINPENGNLYALKTFDYEIEKEFLFHIEARDSGVLPLSSNVTVHIIIVDQNDNTPVIVSPWRMHGSVVEEKIPRSTDKGSLVSKVIAIDTDSVQNSRITYQFLQVTDATLFSLDQYNGDIRTMRMFSYRDPRHQRLVVIAKDNGEPALSATVTIKLSTVETAVKAYSDMTEVPLEYDIFSDLNLYLVIGLGSVSFLLLITILVTCVLKCQKPMPSKAAPPSRNSVISERNSTIADSTLVSNDAYWYSMFLAETRKGKLVVRQPVPKAGSRYIVSSLPRSTGLTETSESAASTLQGSTTTGSGSSSS
- the LOC139390586 gene encoding protocadherin alpha-C2-like isoform X2 — protein: MDSRINGPSWRRYVSAFILLSAAMNTASAVTHYSIPEEMEEGSVVANLAADLGLDMKTLSKRKMRLDVIAGKKYLEVNKETGELYIVENMDREYLCSSKTATTCFLKMEVIIENPVRIFNIELEIVDINDNAPRFRRDIINLDISESTPAGERFSLSNAIDPDVGTNSVKTYHISESDHFDIEIQTGRDGSKFADLILKKALNREEHAVHNLILTAVDGGVPARSGTANIIVRVLDTNDNAPQFDKDSYNINIMENSPIGSLVVKLNATDLDEGINSVIVYSYSLYTSEKTHETFNLNPNNGEITVKEMINYEDFRIYDMEVIATDKGTNSLSGQCKITILVTDMNDNHPEISIKSYQSPIKEDIAVDTVIAVVSVSDKDSGENGIVDIHIADELPFSLRENSDNYYELVVSEPLDREKVPEYDITFTVTDRGSPPLSDNETMTLELLDVNDNVPQFPQSFYTIPVMENNAPGALLSSLTAFDPDLHENQYLVYFIIEKEIVNTSISMLFSINPENGNLYALKTFDYEIEKEFLFHIEARDSGVLPLSSNVTVHIIIVDQNDNTPVIVSPWRMHGSVVEEKIPRSTDKGSLVSKVIAIDTDSVQNSRITYQFLQVTDATLFSLDQYNGDIRTMRMFSYRDPRHQRLVVIAKDNGEPALSATVTIKLSTVETAVKAYSDMTEVPLEYDIFSDLNLYLVIGLGSVSFLLLITILVTCVLKCQKPMPSKAAPPSRNSVISERNSTIADSTLVSNDAYWYSMFLAETRKGKLVVRQPVPKAGSRYIVSSLPRSTGLTETSESAASTLQYPK
- the LOC139390586 gene encoding protocadherin alpha-C2-like isoform X3, which codes for MESHCLVQPWRRYVSVFLLLSTTMNTASAVTHYSIPEEMEEGSVVANLATDLGLDVKTLNRRKMRLDVVANKKYLEVNKETGELYILQKMDREHLCSSKTNCFLKLDATIENPLRMFNIELEIMDINDNSPYFRRDEMHLDISESTAIGERFSLNNAVDPDVGTNSVKTYHLRESDHFNIEIQAGRDGSKFADLILKKALDREEQEVHNLILTAVDGGVPARTGTANIIVRVLDTNDNAPQFDKESYTINVMENFPIGSLVVTLNATDLDEGTNSEILYSYSLYTSEKTQATFSLNSNNGEITVKEMINYEDFRIYDMEVIATDKGTNSLSGQCKITILVTDMNDNHPEISIKSYQSPIKEDIAVDTVIAVVSVSDKDSGENGIVDIHITDELPFALRESSDNYYELVVSEPLDREKVPEYDIIFTVTDRGSPPLSDNETMTLELLDVNDNVPQFPQSFYTMPVMENNAPGALLSSLTAFDPDLHENQYLVYFIIEKEIVNTSISMLFSINPENGNLYALKTFDYEIEKEFLFHIEARDSGVPPLSSNVTVHIIIVDQNDNTPVIVSPWRVHGSVVEEKIPRSTDKGSLVSKVIAIDTDSVQNSRITYQFLQVTDATLFSLDQYNGDIRTMRMFSYRDPRHQRLVVIAKDNGEPALSATVTIKLSTVETAVKAYSDMTEVPLEYDIFIDLNLYLVIGLGSVSFLLLITILVTCVLKCQKPMPSKAAPPSRNSVISERNSTIADSTLVSNDAYWYSMFLAETRKGKLVVRQPVPKAGSRYIVSSLPRSTGLTETSDSAASTLQYPK